One Panicum virgatum strain AP13 chromosome 9K, P.virgatum_v5, whole genome shotgun sequence genomic region harbors:
- the LOC120646736 gene encoding uncharacterized protein LOC120646736 isoform X3: MVVQIIRGTRSEKYAAKDWSCEVCGNFNKINHFLIFDLPAFYCGRCKKMYDGIIYFNLADVEVNGKSILPEVKHQRGKHDDSPIDAMDPMILADTYNMMFGENEKIMEYSGLHKMLYTGLILKECSRRTVKDTERATHSDVVAVNLGKFEHICQCIADGRGVVGAFPVGKNLHLLKFGEVYSPPVSNAVGHAVMLIGAIFYQGSTIYIFLNSWGKEFCALRDENGELIVGGIGMIEGLLLFNPIVLSRSWEKGVNGQLTGSWRQDLTEIEALLELECINMPAKLMPTFTNKQVNACAPYSGRYDFESTIDEVKLQNTRTLDMECNRCLLQPRVEICKDGTSILDGAEDKKPIEGRTEQLGFAIEESTSNFDKEKLQERLEKLSGGVAVLKIDAASEVEVGEQDRVTDAPNATKAAVEDGIVPSGIALLYTSKDLDKLETTNFDQKTGVQIMPSALKTPVQTIASNADAEGAIIAGKLLGQENTCLGYDSAKGEYVDMVKAGIIDLLKLIRTALIDAASLSSQMTTPEATIVELPRKRAVLQQ; encoded by the exons A TGGTAGTCCAAATCATACGAGGAACGCGAAGTGAAAAATACGCAGCTAAAGATTGGTCATGTGAAGTTTGCGGGAATTTCAACAAAATCAATCATTTCTTGATTTTTGATCTCCCAGCCTTCTATTGTGGAAGATGCAAGAAAATG TACGATGGTATTATTTACTTTAACTTGGCTGACGTCGAAGTTAATGGGAAGTCTATTTTACCAGAAGTAAAACATCAAAGAGGAAAGC ATGATGATTCTCCGATTGATGCTATGGATCCTATGATCCTAGCTGATACCTATAATATGATGTTTGGTGAGAATGAAAAGATAATGGAGTATTCTGGCCTGCACAAAATGCTTTATACAGGTCTTATTCTAAAAGAGTGTAGTCGGAGAACCGTGAAG GACACAGAAAGAGCAACACATTCGGATGTTGTTGCTGTGAACTTGGGCAAATTTGAGCACATTTGTCAGTGTATAGCTGATGGTCGTGGTGTTGTCGGAGCATTTCCAGTAGGAAAAAATTTACATCTACTTAAGTTTGGCGAAGTTTATTCACCTCCAGTGAGTAATGCTGTGGGTCATGCTGTGATGCTCATTGGGGCAATCTTTTATCAGGGCAGCACAATATATATCTTTCTTAATTCATGGGGGAAGGAGTTTTGTGCCCTCCGTGATGAAAATGGGGAGCTGATTGTGGGTGGAATAGGAATGATTGAGGGTCTCTTGTTGTTCAATCCCATTGTCCTTAGCAGATCATGGGAAAAAG GGGTAAATGGCCAGTTAACAGGGTCATGGAGACAAGACTTAACAGAAATTGAGGCCTTGCTTGAACTTGAATGTATTAATATGCCAGCAAAGCTGATGCCAACATTTACCAATAAACAGGTTAATGCGTGTGCCCCATACAGTGGAAGATATGATTTTGAA TCAACCATTGATGAAGTTAAGCTTCAAAATACCCGCACACTCGACATGGAATGCAACCGTTGCTTACTCCAGCCAAGA GTTGAAATATGTAAGGATGGCACTTCCATCCTGGATGGAGCTGAAGATAAGAAGCCAATTGAAGGGAGAACTGAGCAG CTGGGATTTGCTATTGAGGAAAGCACTTCTAACTTTGATAAGGAAAAGCTACAAGAGCGATTGGAAAAACTTTCTGGTGGTGTTGCTGTTCTAAAG ATTGATGCCGCAAGTGAAGTGGAAGTTGGTGAGCAGGATAGAGTGACTGATGcaccaaatgcaaccaaagcTGCAGTTGAGGATGGCATTGTGCCAA GTGGTATTGCCCTTCTCTACACATCAAAAGACCTGGATAAATTGGAGACCACAAACTTTGATCAAAAGACTGGTGTTCAAATCATGCCAAGTGCTTTGAAG ACCCCGGTGCAGACTATTGCTTCAAATGCAGATGCAGAAGGAGCTATTATTGCTGGCAAGCTTTTGGGACAGGAAAACACTTGTCTAGGCTACGATTCAGCTAAAG GTGAATATGTGGATATGGTGAAGGCTGGTATCATTGACCTGCTTAAATTGATCAGGACAGCCCTGATAGATGCTGCAAG TCTGTCATCTCAGATGACTACCCCAGAAGCAACAATTGTTGAGTTGCCAAGAAAGAGAGCGGTGCTCCAGCAATGA
- the LOC120646736 gene encoding uncharacterized protein LOC120646736 isoform X5, translated as MVVQIIRGTRSEKYAAKDWSCEVCGNFNKINHFLIFDLPAFYCGRCKKMYDGIIYFNLADVEVNGKSILPEVKHQRGKRLILKECSRRTVKDTERATHSDVVAVNLGKFEHICQCIADGRGVVGAFPVGKNLHLLKFGEVYSPPVSNAVGHAVMLIGAIFYQGSTIYIFLNSWGKEFCALRDENGELIVGGIGMIEGLLLFNPIVLSRSWEKGVNGQLTGSWRQDLTEIEALLELECINMPAKLMPTFTNKQVNACAPYSGRYDFESTIDEVKLQNTRTLDMECNRCLLQPRVEICKDGTSILDGAEDKKPIEGRTEQLGFAIEESTSNFDKEKLQERLEKLSGGVAVLKIDAASEVEVGEQDRVTDAPNATKAAVEDGIVPSGIALLYTSKDLDKLETTNFDQKTGVQIMPSALKTPVQTIASNADAEGAIIAGKLLGQENTCLGYDSAKGEYVDMVKAGIIDLLKLIRTALIDAASLSSQMTTPEATIVELPRKRAVLQQ; from the exons A TGGTAGTCCAAATCATACGAGGAACGCGAAGTGAAAAATACGCAGCTAAAGATTGGTCATGTGAAGTTTGCGGGAATTTCAACAAAATCAATCATTTCTTGATTTTTGATCTCCCAGCCTTCTATTGTGGAAGATGCAAGAAAATG TACGATGGTATTATTTACTTTAACTTGGCTGACGTCGAAGTTAATGGGAAGTCTATTTTACCAGAAGTAAAACATCAAAGAGGAAAGC GTCTTATTCTAAAAGAGTGTAGTCGGAGAACCGTGAAG GACACAGAAAGAGCAACACATTCGGATGTTGTTGCTGTGAACTTGGGCAAATTTGAGCACATTTGTCAGTGTATAGCTGATGGTCGTGGTGTTGTCGGAGCATTTCCAGTAGGAAAAAATTTACATCTACTTAAGTTTGGCGAAGTTTATTCACCTCCAGTGAGTAATGCTGTGGGTCATGCTGTGATGCTCATTGGGGCAATCTTTTATCAGGGCAGCACAATATATATCTTTCTTAATTCATGGGGGAAGGAGTTTTGTGCCCTCCGTGATGAAAATGGGGAGCTGATTGTGGGTGGAATAGGAATGATTGAGGGTCTCTTGTTGTTCAATCCCATTGTCCTTAGCAGATCATGGGAAAAAG GGGTAAATGGCCAGTTAACAGGGTCATGGAGACAAGACTTAACAGAAATTGAGGCCTTGCTTGAACTTGAATGTATTAATATGCCAGCAAAGCTGATGCCAACATTTACCAATAAACAGGTTAATGCGTGTGCCCCATACAGTGGAAGATATGATTTTGAA TCAACCATTGATGAAGTTAAGCTTCAAAATACCCGCACACTCGACATGGAATGCAACCGTTGCTTACTCCAGCCAAGA GTTGAAATATGTAAGGATGGCACTTCCATCCTGGATGGAGCTGAAGATAAGAAGCCAATTGAAGGGAGAACTGAGCAG CTGGGATTTGCTATTGAGGAAAGCACTTCTAACTTTGATAAGGAAAAGCTACAAGAGCGATTGGAAAAACTTTCTGGTGGTGTTGCTGTTCTAAAG ATTGATGCCGCAAGTGAAGTGGAAGTTGGTGAGCAGGATAGAGTGACTGATGcaccaaatgcaaccaaagcTGCAGTTGAGGATGGCATTGTGCCAA GTGGTATTGCCCTTCTCTACACATCAAAAGACCTGGATAAATTGGAGACCACAAACTTTGATCAAAAGACTGGTGTTCAAATCATGCCAAGTGCTTTGAAG ACCCCGGTGCAGACTATTGCTTCAAATGCAGATGCAGAAGGAGCTATTATTGCTGGCAAGCTTTTGGGACAGGAAAACACTTGTCTAGGCTACGATTCAGCTAAAG GTGAATATGTGGATATGGTGAAGGCTGGTATCATTGACCTGCTTAAATTGATCAGGACAGCCCTGATAGATGCTGCAAG TCTGTCATCTCAGATGACTACCCCAGAAGCAACAATTGTTGAGTTGCCAAGAAAGAGAGCGGTGCTCCAGCAATGA
- the LOC120646736 gene encoding uncharacterized protein LOC120646736 isoform X1: protein MVVQIIRGTRSEKYAAKDWSCEVCGNFNKINHFLIFDLPAFYCGRCKKMYDGIIYFNLADVEVNGKSILPEVKHQRGKPDCAFYAFAHAQEFNDIMENIILDDDSPIDAMDPMILADTYNMMFGENEKIMEYSGLHKMLYTGLILKECSRRTVKDTERATHSDVVAVNLGKFEHICQCIADGRGVVGAFPVGKNLHLLKFGEVYSPPVSNAVGHAVMLIGAIFYQGSTIYIFLNSWGKEFCALRDENGELIVGGIGMIEGLLLFNPIVLSRSWEKGVNGQLTGSWRQDLTEIEALLELECINMPAKLMPTFTNKQVNACAPYSGRYDFESTIDEVKLQNTRTLDMECNRCLLQPRVEICKDGTSILDGAEDKKPIEGRTEQLGFAIEESTSNFDKEKLQERLEKLSGGVAVLKIDAASEVEVGEQDRVTDAPNATKAAVEDGIVPSGIALLYTSKDLDKLETTNFDQKTGVQIMPSALKTPVQTIASNADAEGAIIAGKLLGQENTCLGYDSAKGEYVDMVKAGIIDLLKLIRTALIDAASLSSQMTTPEATIVELPRKRAVLQQ, encoded by the exons A TGGTAGTCCAAATCATACGAGGAACGCGAAGTGAAAAATACGCAGCTAAAGATTGGTCATGTGAAGTTTGCGGGAATTTCAACAAAATCAATCATTTCTTGATTTTTGATCTCCCAGCCTTCTATTGTGGAAGATGCAAGAAAATG TACGATGGTATTATTTACTTTAACTTGGCTGACGTCGAAGTTAATGGGAAGTCTATTTTACCAGAAGTAAAACATCAAAGAGGAAAGC CGGACTGTGCTTTTTATGCATTCGCACATGCTCAAGAGTTTAATGACATCATGGAAAACATTATCTTAGATGATGATTCTCCGATTGATGCTATGGATCCTATGATCCTAGCTGATACCTATAATATGATGTTTGGTGAGAATGAAAAGATAATGGAGTATTCTGGCCTGCACAAAATGCTTTATACAGGTCTTATTCTAAAAGAGTGTAGTCGGAGAACCGTGAAG GACACAGAAAGAGCAACACATTCGGATGTTGTTGCTGTGAACTTGGGCAAATTTGAGCACATTTGTCAGTGTATAGCTGATGGTCGTGGTGTTGTCGGAGCATTTCCAGTAGGAAAAAATTTACATCTACTTAAGTTTGGCGAAGTTTATTCACCTCCAGTGAGTAATGCTGTGGGTCATGCTGTGATGCTCATTGGGGCAATCTTTTATCAGGGCAGCACAATATATATCTTTCTTAATTCATGGGGGAAGGAGTTTTGTGCCCTCCGTGATGAAAATGGGGAGCTGATTGTGGGTGGAATAGGAATGATTGAGGGTCTCTTGTTGTTCAATCCCATTGTCCTTAGCAGATCATGGGAAAAAG GGGTAAATGGCCAGTTAACAGGGTCATGGAGACAAGACTTAACAGAAATTGAGGCCTTGCTTGAACTTGAATGTATTAATATGCCAGCAAAGCTGATGCCAACATTTACCAATAAACAGGTTAATGCGTGTGCCCCATACAGTGGAAGATATGATTTTGAA TCAACCATTGATGAAGTTAAGCTTCAAAATACCCGCACACTCGACATGGAATGCAACCGTTGCTTACTCCAGCCAAGA GTTGAAATATGTAAGGATGGCACTTCCATCCTGGATGGAGCTGAAGATAAGAAGCCAATTGAAGGGAGAACTGAGCAG CTGGGATTTGCTATTGAGGAAAGCACTTCTAACTTTGATAAGGAAAAGCTACAAGAGCGATTGGAAAAACTTTCTGGTGGTGTTGCTGTTCTAAAG ATTGATGCCGCAAGTGAAGTGGAAGTTGGTGAGCAGGATAGAGTGACTGATGcaccaaatgcaaccaaagcTGCAGTTGAGGATGGCATTGTGCCAA GTGGTATTGCCCTTCTCTACACATCAAAAGACCTGGATAAATTGGAGACCACAAACTTTGATCAAAAGACTGGTGTTCAAATCATGCCAAGTGCTTTGAAG ACCCCGGTGCAGACTATTGCTTCAAATGCAGATGCAGAAGGAGCTATTATTGCTGGCAAGCTTTTGGGACAGGAAAACACTTGTCTAGGCTACGATTCAGCTAAAG GTGAATATGTGGATATGGTGAAGGCTGGTATCATTGACCTGCTTAAATTGATCAGGACAGCCCTGATAGATGCTGCAAG TCTGTCATCTCAGATGACTACCCCAGAAGCAACAATTGTTGAGTTGCCAAGAAAGAGAGCGGTGCTCCAGCAATGA
- the LOC120646736 gene encoding uncharacterized protein LOC120646736 isoform X2 — MVVQIIRGTRSEKYAAKDWSCEVCGNFNKINHFLIFDLPAFYCGRCKKMYDGIIYFNLADVEVNGKSILPEVKHQRGKQFNDIMENIILDDDSPIDAMDPMILADTYNMMFGENEKIMEYSGLHKMLYTGLILKECSRRTVKDTERATHSDVVAVNLGKFEHICQCIADGRGVVGAFPVGKNLHLLKFGEVYSPPVSNAVGHAVMLIGAIFYQGSTIYIFLNSWGKEFCALRDENGELIVGGIGMIEGLLLFNPIVLSRSWEKGVNGQLTGSWRQDLTEIEALLELECINMPAKLMPTFTNKQVNACAPYSGRYDFESTIDEVKLQNTRTLDMECNRCLLQPRVEICKDGTSILDGAEDKKPIEGRTEQLGFAIEESTSNFDKEKLQERLEKLSGGVAVLKIDAASEVEVGEQDRVTDAPNATKAAVEDGIVPSGIALLYTSKDLDKLETTNFDQKTGVQIMPSALKTPVQTIASNADAEGAIIAGKLLGQENTCLGYDSAKGEYVDMVKAGIIDLLKLIRTALIDAASLSSQMTTPEATIVELPRKRAVLQQ; from the exons A TGGTAGTCCAAATCATACGAGGAACGCGAAGTGAAAAATACGCAGCTAAAGATTGGTCATGTGAAGTTTGCGGGAATTTCAACAAAATCAATCATTTCTTGATTTTTGATCTCCCAGCCTTCTATTGTGGAAGATGCAAGAAAATG TACGATGGTATTATTTACTTTAACTTGGCTGACGTCGAAGTTAATGGGAAGTCTATTTTACCAGAAGTAAAACATCAAAGAGGAAAGC AGTTTAATGACATCATGGAAAACATTATCTTAGATGATGATTCTCCGATTGATGCTATGGATCCTATGATCCTAGCTGATACCTATAATATGATGTTTGGTGAGAATGAAAAGATAATGGAGTATTCTGGCCTGCACAAAATGCTTTATACAGGTCTTATTCTAAAAGAGTGTAGTCGGAGAACCGTGAAG GACACAGAAAGAGCAACACATTCGGATGTTGTTGCTGTGAACTTGGGCAAATTTGAGCACATTTGTCAGTGTATAGCTGATGGTCGTGGTGTTGTCGGAGCATTTCCAGTAGGAAAAAATTTACATCTACTTAAGTTTGGCGAAGTTTATTCACCTCCAGTGAGTAATGCTGTGGGTCATGCTGTGATGCTCATTGGGGCAATCTTTTATCAGGGCAGCACAATATATATCTTTCTTAATTCATGGGGGAAGGAGTTTTGTGCCCTCCGTGATGAAAATGGGGAGCTGATTGTGGGTGGAATAGGAATGATTGAGGGTCTCTTGTTGTTCAATCCCATTGTCCTTAGCAGATCATGGGAAAAAG GGGTAAATGGCCAGTTAACAGGGTCATGGAGACAAGACTTAACAGAAATTGAGGCCTTGCTTGAACTTGAATGTATTAATATGCCAGCAAAGCTGATGCCAACATTTACCAATAAACAGGTTAATGCGTGTGCCCCATACAGTGGAAGATATGATTTTGAA TCAACCATTGATGAAGTTAAGCTTCAAAATACCCGCACACTCGACATGGAATGCAACCGTTGCTTACTCCAGCCAAGA GTTGAAATATGTAAGGATGGCACTTCCATCCTGGATGGAGCTGAAGATAAGAAGCCAATTGAAGGGAGAACTGAGCAG CTGGGATTTGCTATTGAGGAAAGCACTTCTAACTTTGATAAGGAAAAGCTACAAGAGCGATTGGAAAAACTTTCTGGTGGTGTTGCTGTTCTAAAG ATTGATGCCGCAAGTGAAGTGGAAGTTGGTGAGCAGGATAGAGTGACTGATGcaccaaatgcaaccaaagcTGCAGTTGAGGATGGCATTGTGCCAA GTGGTATTGCCCTTCTCTACACATCAAAAGACCTGGATAAATTGGAGACCACAAACTTTGATCAAAAGACTGGTGTTCAAATCATGCCAAGTGCTTTGAAG ACCCCGGTGCAGACTATTGCTTCAAATGCAGATGCAGAAGGAGCTATTATTGCTGGCAAGCTTTTGGGACAGGAAAACACTTGTCTAGGCTACGATTCAGCTAAAG GTGAATATGTGGATATGGTGAAGGCTGGTATCATTGACCTGCTTAAATTGATCAGGACAGCCCTGATAGATGCTGCAAG TCTGTCATCTCAGATGACTACCCCAGAAGCAACAATTGTTGAGTTGCCAAGAAAGAGAGCGGTGCTCCAGCAATGA
- the LOC120646736 gene encoding uncharacterized protein LOC120646736 isoform X4, producing the protein MVVQIIRGTRSEKYAAKDWSCEVCGNFNKINHFLIFDLPAFYCGRCKKMYDGIIYFNLADVEVNGKSILPEVKHQRGKPDCAFYAFAHAQEFNDIMENIILDDDSPIDAMDPMILADTYNMMFGENEKIMEYSGLHKMLYTGLILKECSRRTVKDTERATHSDVVAVNLGKFEHICQCIADGRGVVGAFPGSTIYIFLNSWGKEFCALRDENGELIVGGIGMIEGLLLFNPIVLSRSWEKGVNGQLTGSWRQDLTEIEALLELECINMPAKLMPTFTNKQVNACAPYSGRYDFESTIDEVKLQNTRTLDMECNRCLLQPRVEICKDGTSILDGAEDKKPIEGRTEQLGFAIEESTSNFDKEKLQERLEKLSGGVAVLKIDAASEVEVGEQDRVTDAPNATKAAVEDGIVPSGIALLYTSKDLDKLETTNFDQKTGVQIMPSALKTPVQTIASNADAEGAIIAGKLLGQENTCLGYDSAKGEYVDMVKAGIIDLLKLIRTALIDAASLSSQMTTPEATIVELPRKRAVLQQ; encoded by the exons A TGGTAGTCCAAATCATACGAGGAACGCGAAGTGAAAAATACGCAGCTAAAGATTGGTCATGTGAAGTTTGCGGGAATTTCAACAAAATCAATCATTTCTTGATTTTTGATCTCCCAGCCTTCTATTGTGGAAGATGCAAGAAAATG TACGATGGTATTATTTACTTTAACTTGGCTGACGTCGAAGTTAATGGGAAGTCTATTTTACCAGAAGTAAAACATCAAAGAGGAAAGC CGGACTGTGCTTTTTATGCATTCGCACATGCTCAAGAGTTTAATGACATCATGGAAAACATTATCTTAGATGATGATTCTCCGATTGATGCTATGGATCCTATGATCCTAGCTGATACCTATAATATGATGTTTGGTGAGAATGAAAAGATAATGGAGTATTCTGGCCTGCACAAAATGCTTTATACAGGTCTTATTCTAAAAGAGTGTAGTCGGAGAACCGTGAAG GACACAGAAAGAGCAACACATTCGGATGTTGTTGCTGTGAACTTGGGCAAATTTGAGCACATTTGTCAGTGTATAGCTGATGGTCGTGGTGTTGTCGGAGCATTTCCA GGCAGCACAATATATATCTTTCTTAATTCATGGGGGAAGGAGTTTTGTGCCCTCCGTGATGAAAATGGGGAGCTGATTGTGGGTGGAATAGGAATGATTGAGGGTCTCTTGTTGTTCAATCCCATTGTCCTTAGCAGATCATGGGAAAAAG GGGTAAATGGCCAGTTAACAGGGTCATGGAGACAAGACTTAACAGAAATTGAGGCCTTGCTTGAACTTGAATGTATTAATATGCCAGCAAAGCTGATGCCAACATTTACCAATAAACAGGTTAATGCGTGTGCCCCATACAGTGGAAGATATGATTTTGAA TCAACCATTGATGAAGTTAAGCTTCAAAATACCCGCACACTCGACATGGAATGCAACCGTTGCTTACTCCAGCCAAGA GTTGAAATATGTAAGGATGGCACTTCCATCCTGGATGGAGCTGAAGATAAGAAGCCAATTGAAGGGAGAACTGAGCAG CTGGGATTTGCTATTGAGGAAAGCACTTCTAACTTTGATAAGGAAAAGCTACAAGAGCGATTGGAAAAACTTTCTGGTGGTGTTGCTGTTCTAAAG ATTGATGCCGCAAGTGAAGTGGAAGTTGGTGAGCAGGATAGAGTGACTGATGcaccaaatgcaaccaaagcTGCAGTTGAGGATGGCATTGTGCCAA GTGGTATTGCCCTTCTCTACACATCAAAAGACCTGGATAAATTGGAGACCACAAACTTTGATCAAAAGACTGGTGTTCAAATCATGCCAAGTGCTTTGAAG ACCCCGGTGCAGACTATTGCTTCAAATGCAGATGCAGAAGGAGCTATTATTGCTGGCAAGCTTTTGGGACAGGAAAACACTTGTCTAGGCTACGATTCAGCTAAAG GTGAATATGTGGATATGGTGAAGGCTGGTATCATTGACCTGCTTAAATTGATCAGGACAGCCCTGATAGATGCTGCAAG TCTGTCATCTCAGATGACTACCCCAGAAGCAACAATTGTTGAGTTGCCAAGAAAGAGAGCGGTGCTCCAGCAATGA